One genomic region from Balaenoptera acutorostrata chromosome 1, mBalAcu1.1, whole genome shotgun sequence encodes:
- the LOC130709044 gene encoding LOW QUALITY PROTEIN: coiled-coil domain-containing protein 185-like (The sequence of the model RefSeq protein was modified relative to this genomic sequence to represent the inferred CDS: inserted 1 base in 1 codon), with amino-acid sequence MEGFGRFSPWPHSDLWEAPPPRKERASSARLGGSGPQSEQGLCSRPGTPRERSEASAPWPHLRCSPTPRPRRRRYPDFPPESRSLTDVARRPPDHARKHRPRSRRLEDAWGEAGTKPLEQGGRPPSPAWQQQPQLPPQQPQPCQHYPPARGDSPPPYPQGAYTPPSGTFGVEKVQSGDQWAVPACRGLGRWSLSSVHTKRCSVPSREFGTQSGCVYLQKRYRNDPVESLASQYSQPSLSSKAMQNQHTQILKNKLEEAVMSSRDRKIVALVLTWLKKAQRMRELQQQAALAWEELKRSDQKVQLTLETERKLLLQQSQEQWQQEKEQRVRRRDRQATNTIRQERRWKAQLEDQENQRQEKLEGAPSETEAKRGKQYQVQRLQEHERMMQDLREQNSLQLQKRLKQACLKRHVHTTEGQKKIQETRLSSLVNYQARKVLMDCQAKAEELLRKLSLEQRSQWSQEIPQGLIKEHHREPKEKVKKEEEQCQQVKGXAEESGEQRKGHERLPVELADQKILQTRSNVHRNISDKVQQIRELNILREKNHHILKLKAEKEEKCHIERIKEAIRKKERKMEQISREKDAPFGEFQKISRASRADNVRKFANNFFDPIGREAQVRAGQQRGGH; translated from the exons ATGGAGGGCTTCGGCCGCTTCTCCCCGTGGCCTCACTCggacctctgggaggccccgCCGCCCCGCAAGGAGCGCGCATCCTCGGCGCGGCTGGGCGGGTCAGGGCCGCAGAGCGAGCAGGGCCTGTGCTCCCGGCCCGGGACTCCCCGCGAGCGGAGCGAGGCCTCGGCGCCCTGGCCGCACCTGCGCTGCTCGCCCACCCCGCGGCCCCGCCGGCGCCGGTACCCGGACTTTCCGCCTGAAAGCCGTAGCCTGACCGACGTGGCCCGGAGGCCCCCGGACCACGCCAGGAAGCACCGGCCCCGCAGCCGGCGCCTGGAAGACGCCTGGGGGGAGGCGGGTACCAAGCCCCTGGAGCAGGGAGGCAGGCCGCCTAGCCCGgcctggcagcagcagccccagctgcCACCGCAACAGCCTCAGCCCTGCCAGCACTACCCTCCGGCCCGGGGAGATTCGCCCCCACCTTACCCGCAGGGAGCTTACACTCCCCCGAGTGGAACTTTCGGGGTAGAAAAGGTGCAGAGCGGAGACCAGTGGGCAGTGCCAGCCTGCAGAGGTCTCGGTCGCTGGTCCCTTTCCTCGGTTCACACGAAGAGGTGTTCTGTGCCCTCCAGAGAGTTCGGGACGCAGTCAGGTTGCGTGTACCTCCAGAAAAGATACCGTAATGATCCGGTGGAGTCCTTAGCCAGCCAGTACTCCCAGCCCTCGCTCTCCAGCAAGGCGATGCAGAACCAGCACACCCAGATCCTCAAGaacaagctggaagaggcagtaaTGTCCTCCAGGGACCGGAAGATTGTGGCCCTGGTGCTGACCTGGCTCAAGAAGGCCCAGAGGATGCGGGAGCTGCAGCAGCAGGCGGCCCTAGCCTGGGAGGAGCTGAAGCGCTCGGACCAGAAGGTCCAGTTGACCCTAGAGACAGAGCGcaagctgctgctgcagcagaGCCAGGAGCAGTGGCAGCAGGAGAAGGAGCAGCGTGTCCGACGGCGGGACCGGCAAGCGACGAACACGATCCGGCAGGAGCGCAGGTGGAAGGCGCAGCTAGAGGACCAAGAGAACCAGCGCCAGGAGAAGCTGGAGGGGGCCCCCTCTGAGACCGAGGCCAAGCGCGGGAAGCAGTACCAGGTGCAGCGCCTGCAGGAGCACGAGAGGATGATGCAGGACCTGCGGGAGCAGAACAGCCTGCAGCTGCAGAAGAGGCTGAAGCAGGCCTGTCTAAAGAGGCATGTGCACACCACCGAGGGCCAGAAGAAGATCCAGGAGACCCGTCTTAGCTCCCTAGTCAATTACCAGGCCCGGAAGGTCCTCATGGACTGCCAGGCCAAGGCTGAGGAGCTCCTtaggaagctgtccctggaaCAGAGGTCCCAGTGGTCCCAAGAGATCCCCCAGGGCCTGATTAAGGAGCATCACCGGGAGCCGAAGGAGAAGgtcaagaaggaggaggagcagtgCCAGCAGGTCAAGG GCGCGGAAGAGTCCGGGGAGCAGAGGAAGGGGCACGAGCGGCTGCCCGTGGAGCTTGCGGACCAGAAGATCCTGCAGACCAGGAGTAACGTCCACAGGAATATCAGCGACAAGGTGCAGCAGATTCGGGAGCTCAACATCCTGCGGGAGAAGAATCATCACATCCTGAAGCTGAAAGCCGAGAAGGAGGAAAAGTGCCACATCGAGCGCATTAAGGAAGCCATTAGGAAAAAGGAGCGGAAGATGGAGCAGATCTCGCGAGAGAAAGATGCACCCTTCGGTGAATTCCAAAAGATCTCCAGGGCGTCCAGGGCAGACAACGTGAGAAAGTTTGCCAACAACTTCTTTGATCCGATAGGGCGGGAGGCCCAGGTTCGAGCTGGGCAGCAGAGAGGAGGCCACTGA